One genomic window of Misgurnus anguillicaudatus chromosome 12, ASM2758022v2, whole genome shotgun sequence includes the following:
- the lrrc32 gene encoding transforming growth factor beta activator LRRC32: MDVRLWILMLIVKQVAPFRRPAELSPCHVLQKNADCSNLNLQNIPAQLPSTIHTLDLSRNLLQNLTHDALLAYSDVHRLNLHSNRIQFIQPGFFQAMSRLQVLDLSRNSLDLYGALKTHVGRLTSVQSLDLSGNGLFGDMSDYFLQDAPALTNLSLDGNSITKISSDMFNGSQALENIDLHNNVIIDIEDGAFESLTHLSELDLSINSISCIVDFNLFQLKTLNLSKNSMTNFQTIHSDLEFELMYLDLRENKLLYFPVLPQRNKLMYLDLSRNLLRSVNCSGPLEELENNSHCVSTKHQDLSRLLYLDLSYNQLKSLPSSFFSSMQALETLNISNNCLESFILDGESPLRSLKTLDISFNSLQDLKLEENALAALEVLHLQGNFFSALDPGFFSRLPRIHSLHLQQNRLSICPPRWSPADGCVSFSSLPTLRYLYLSENSLASVPQAAFQGSPLLILDLSLNPGVNIGAQAFSGLETSLAHLSLRGNQLQTLDVDFTSFYNLKSLDLSVNRLTSLSLWRGDSSVESLNLQNNSLVTLAPDTVSSLQKALKTLYVGSNPLSCCRNAHLLTLLQQDQLSVPDIAVATCWYGKDSENVEIDVSAVRAEHCESLDTKVLLIWVIVVLALGLMVVLTVVFKLCHSRRHRFNRGIKA; this comes from the exons ATGGATGTCCGTCTCTGGATCCTGATGCTCATCGTGAAGCAGGTGGCACCGTTCAGACGTCCAGCAGAACTTTCACCGTGTCATGTG ctccagaaaaacgcagacTGCAGTAATCTGAACCTTCAAAACATCCCAGCTCAACTTCCCTCCACCATCCACACGCTCGACCTGTCACGTAACCTTCTGCAAAACCTCACCCATGACGCTCTTCTGGCCTACTCCGACGTCCACCGTCTCAATCTGCACTCTAACCGGATTCAGTTCATCCAGCCGGGCTTCTTCCAAGCCATGAGCCGCTTGCAGGTTCTCGATCTGTCCAGAAACTCCTTGGATCTTTACGGGGCTCTGAAGACGCACGTCGGCCGGCTGACGTCCGTACAAAGTCTGGATCTCTCTGGAAACGGCCTCTTCGGCGATATGAGTGACTACTTCCTTCAAGACGCGCCCGCGCTCACCAATCTGTCATTAGATGGGAACAGCATCACGAAAATAAGCAGCGACATGTTTAATGGATCTCAGGCGTTAGAAAACATCGACTTGCATAATAATGTTATCATAGACATCGAGGATGGTGCCTTTGAGTCATTGACCCATCTCTCTGAACTTGATTTATCCATTAACTCGATTTCTTGTATCGTGGATTTTAACCTCTTCCAGCTTAAAACGTTAAACCTGAGCAAAAACAGCATGACCAACTTCCAGACCATCCATTCAGACCTGGAGTTCGAGCTGATGTATCTGGATCTGAGGGAAAATAAACTCCTCTATTTCCCCGTCCTGCCACAGAGGAACAAACTCATGTACCTGGACCTGTCCAGAAATCTCTTGAGAAGCGTGAACTGCTCCGGTCCCTTAGAAGAGCTGGAGAACAATTCCCACTGCGTCAGTACAAAGCATCAGGATCTTTCCAGGTTGCTCTATTTAGACTTGAGTTACAATCAGCTCAAATCGCTTCCTTCTTCCTTCTTCAGCAGTATGCAAGCTCTGGAGACCCTGAACATCAGCAACAACTGTTTGGAGAGCTTCATCTTGGATGGAGAAAGCCCTTTGAGGTCCCTCAAGACCCTGGACATCAGCTTCAACAGTTTGCAAGATCTGAAGTTGGAGGAGAACGCGCTGGCTGCGCTGGAGGTTCTGCACCTGCAGGGGAATTTTTTCAGCGCGTTAGACCCCGGGTTTTTTTCCAGGCTGCCCAGAATCCACAGCCTCCACCTTCAGCAAAACCGGCTCAGCATCTGCCCACCTCGGTGGAGTCCGGCCGACGGCTGCGTCTCGTTCTCTTCGCTCCCGACTTTACGCTATTTGTACCTCTCGGAGAACAGTCTCGCGTCGGTCCCGCAAGCTGCGTTTCAGGGCAGCCCGCTTCTCATTTTGGATTTGTCTCTGAACCCTGGTGTGAATATCGGCGCTCAGGCTTTCTCGGGTCTGGAGACGTCTCTCGCCCATCTTTCTCTGAGAGGAAATCAGCTCCAAACGCTAGATGTGGATTTCACCTCGTTCTACAATCTGAAATCTTTGGATCTGTCAGTGAACCGGCTCACGTCTCTGTCTCTGTGGAGGGGAGATTCTTCTGTCGAGTCCCTGAACTTGCAGAATAACAGTTTGGTTACGCTGGCGCCTGACACGGTTTCTTCTCTGCAGAAAGCTCTCAAAACTCTGTATGTGGGTTCGAACCCCCTGAGCTGCTGCAGAAACGCACACCTCCTCACTTTACTGCAGCAGGACCAACTGTCCGTGCCCGACATCGCCGTCGCCACCTGCTGGTACGGCAAGGACTCGGAAAACGTGGAGATCGACGTGAGTGCCGTGCGGGCGGAGCACTGCGAGTCTTTGGACACTAAAGTGTTATTGATCTGGGTGATCGTTGTGCTAGCGCTAGGACTGATGGTGGTGTTGACTGTGGTCTTCAAACTTTGTCACTCCAGACGTCACAGATTCAACAGAGGAATCAAAGCTTGA
- the klhl35 gene encoding kelch-like protein 24, producing MGFGTSNEVIGSRSNVCLCSGSSHAEQILQMLNKYRRSGTFTDVVLQVDGCEFPCHRATLCASSCYFRAMFSGHFRESVQAKVKLQGISRRTMEHLLNFMYEGKLSLDEENVQSVYQAADWLDVPALSVACVQFLEKSVNPANCLSLMDLADSYSLRPLQERCLNLLYNNSEQVFKHEEFLSSCKARVLELLTCEELQVTEEVRVETALRWVHHRPAERKQDLKELLEQMRLPLLDPAFFTGTLETDELVLDCRDCRPLLLEAKKYHVYGREVSTPRTKPRRSSGWAEMIVVIGGCNKSGFSRLSLMEKLNPLTGQWISSAAVPGYPKSEFSACELQNDIYLSGGQLNSSDVWRFMSGINQWVRVRALSKGRWKHEMVSLCGKLYVVGGYNGRERLSSVECYNPHDNTWRTVCDLLLPVSSAAAVGCAGKLYSIGGAVGDKTNTDKVQCYDPVTDRWVYVTSCPFSHRSLSAVSLNGCIYVTGGLLKEIFCYAPSTDVWSSVAELPIKLEGCRLTVLDGKVYIVGGRDEFSTGVNHIWSFDPTTGKLTEENPLPRCLSYHGCVTITQHL from the exons ATGGGGTTTGGCACCAGCAATGAGGTGATTGGCAGCAGGTCAAATGTCTGTTTGTGCTCCGGTTCCAGTCACGCAGAGCAAATCCTGCAGATGCTGAACAAGTACAGAAGGAGCGGCACGTTCACGGACGTCGTGCTGCAGGTGGACGGTTGCGAGTTTCCCTGCCACCGCGCCACCCTGTGCGCCAGCAGCTGTTACTTCCGTGCCATGTTCAGCGGTCACTTTCGGGAAAGCGTACAGGCTAAGGTGAAACTTCAGGGAATCTCAAGGAGAACCATGGAGCATTTGCTCAACTTCATGTATGAGGGCAAACTGAGTCTAGACGAGGAGAACGTGCAGAGCGTCTACCAGGCGGCAGATTGGCTGGATGTGCCGGCACTGTCCGTGGCCTGCGTGCAGTTCCTGGAGAAATCCGTCAATCCGGCCAACTGCCTCAGCCTCATGGACTTGGCCGACTCATACTCGCTCCGGCCTCTGCAGGAGCGCTGTCTGAACCTGCTATACAACAACTCAGAGCAGGTTTTCAAGCACGAGGAGTTCCTCAGCTCGTGCAAAGCCAGAGTCCTGGAGCTGCTGACCTGTGAGGAGCTGCAGGTGACGGAGGAGGTTCGGGTGGAGACCGCGCTCAGGTGGGTCCATCACCGGCCGGCGGAAAGGAAGCAGGATCTCAAAGAGCTGCTGGAGCAGATGCGTCTTCCCCTGCTGGACCCGGCGTTCTTCACCGGCACGCTAGAAACGGACGAGCTGGTTCTGGACTGTCGCGACTGCAGGCCGCTGCTGCTCGAGGCCAAGAAGTACCACGTTTACGGGCGTGAAGTGAGCACGCCACGCACCAAACCCAGAAG GAGCTCTGGTTGGGCAGAGATGATCGTGGTCATTGGTGGTTGTAATAAGAGCGGTTTTTCCAGACTTTCTTTAATGGAAAAGTTAAATCCGCTCACAGGACAGTGGATCTCCTCTGCTGCTGTTCCTGGATATCCAAAATCTGAGTTTTCAGCGTGTGAACTACAGAATGACATTTACCTCTCAG GCGGGCAGCTGAACAGCTCAGATGTTTGGAGGTTTATGTCTGGCATCAATCAGTGGGTTCGTGTCCGGGCTTTGTCCAAGGGCAGATGGAAACATGAGATGGTTTCTCTTTGTGGAAAG TTGTATGTTGTTGGAGGTTATAACGGTCGTGAGCGTTTGTCTAGTGTGGAGTGTTATAATCCTCACGATAACACGTGGAGGACAGTCTGTGATCTGCTGCTACCCGTGAGCTCGGCTGCTGCGGTCGGCTGCGCTGGAAAACTCTACAGCATCGGAGGAGCAGTCGGTGACAAAACAAACACTGACAAG GTGCAGTGTTACGATCCTGTGACTGACAGGTGGGTGTACGTCACGTCCTGTCCGTTCTCTCATCGCTCGCTCAGTGCCGTCTCGCTCAACGGCTGCATTTATGTGACGGGAGGTTTGCTGAAAGAAATCTTCTGTTACGCTCCGAGCACAGACGTCTGGAGTTCAGTCGCAGAGCTGCCCATTAAACTG gAGGGTTGCAGGCTCACCGTGTTGGATGGCAAGGTTTATATTGTGGGAGGTCGGGATGAGTTCTCAACTGGTGTTAATCATATTTGGTCGTTTGACCCGACGACTGGCAAACTAACAGAAGAGAATCCACTGCCACGATGTCTCAGTTACCACGGCTGTGTGACCATAACGCAGCATCTCTAG